Proteins encoded within one genomic window of uncultured Sphingopyxis sp.:
- a CDS encoding FCD domain-containing protein, with protein sequence MSGMLDPAARGSLVERAVESVRDFIRINDLKVGDTLPGEGSFAQQLGVSRPVMREAFGALAALRLVDVGNGRKPRVGAIDGSVMAASMGHAVNTAQVSLADVWEVRRTLELRTAELAAINRTDEQAKAILAAAHGLSAGHDEAARTAADTAFHQTIAKASGNQLFYQIVRSFEQLMAVAIPRAWAGRTTHEERDETLALHREVAEAIVARDPARARAAMESHFNNSIGEMLKDQF encoded by the coding sequence ATGAGCGGCATGCTCGACCCCGCCGCGCGGGGCTCGCTGGTCGAGCGCGCGGTCGAATCGGTGCGCGACTTCATCCGTATCAACGACCTCAAGGTCGGCGATACGCTGCCGGGAGAGGGAAGCTTTGCGCAGCAGCTCGGTGTCAGCCGGCCGGTAATGCGCGAGGCGTTCGGCGCCCTCGCCGCGCTTCGCCTCGTCGATGTCGGCAACGGCCGCAAGCCGCGCGTAGGCGCGATCGACGGATCCGTCATGGCGGCGTCAATGGGTCATGCCGTAAACACGGCGCAAGTGTCGCTCGCCGATGTGTGGGAGGTGCGCCGCACGCTCGAGTTGCGCACCGCCGAACTGGCGGCGATCAACCGCACCGACGAACAGGCGAAAGCGATTCTCGCCGCCGCGCACGGCTTGTCGGCCGGGCATGACGAGGCGGCGCGCACTGCGGCCGACACGGCGTTTCACCAGACGATCGCCAAGGCGAGCGGTAACCAGCTCTTCTACCAGATCGTCCGTTCGTTCGAGCAGTTGATGGCGGTTGCGATCCCGCGCGCCTGGGCTGGTCGCACAACGCACGAAGAACGCGATGAGACGCTGGCGCTGCACCGAGAGGTCGCCGAAGCGATTGTCGCGCGTGATCCCGCAAGGGCGCGCGCCGCGATGGAGAGCCACTTCAACAATTCGATCGGTGAGATGCTAAAAGATCAGTTCTGA
- a CDS encoding DUF4440 domain-containing protein has protein sequence MTTGKDLYQIEEGFWLMGKEHFLDNVDERCLLAFPQMGEMHGVHSRAEVAATATSANRWRDLAMKDRQVLEIEDFAIISYRAEVTRADGEPYAALVSSGYARRAGGWKLAFHQHSPL, from the coding sequence ATGACAACAGGGAAGGACCTTTATCAGATCGAGGAGGGCTTTTGGCTAATGGGAAAGGAGCACTTTCTCGATAATGTCGATGAACGATGCCTGCTCGCCTTTCCGCAGATGGGCGAGATGCATGGCGTGCATTCGCGCGCCGAGGTGGCAGCAACCGCGACGAGCGCAAACCGGTGGCGTGACCTCGCGATGAAAGATCGCCAGGTGCTGGAGATCGAAGACTTCGCAATCATCAGCTACCGCGCCGAAGTGACGCGCGCCGATGGCGAGCCTTATGCGGCGCTGGTAAGTTCCGGTTATGCGCGGCGCGCGGGCGGTTGGAAGCTCGCGTTCCATCAGCACTCGCCGCTCTGA
- a CDS encoding superoxide dismutase family protein: protein MIIGKGAFEMNKMSWAMIALLPLLTGCNAPDASTPPAQDDSVVAEEAAPDAAGVLPTERAVADIKTADGKPAGNASATVDDGRVMLSLQVEGLPPGEHGVHVHMTGKCDAPKFESAGAHWNPANAQHGLEAPAGQHAGDMPNLVVDANGRGKLAYELKGATFAGLMDADSSAMVVHAAADDQKTDPSGNSGDRIACGIFKAGQAVGTPTG from the coding sequence ATGATCATCGGCAAGGGAGCTTTCGAGATGAACAAGATGAGTTGGGCCATGATCGCGCTTCTGCCCCTTTTGACGGGCTGCAACGCGCCCGATGCATCGACGCCACCGGCGCAGGACGATTCTGTGGTTGCGGAAGAGGCGGCGCCCGATGCCGCCGGGGTCCTGCCGACCGAACGCGCCGTGGCGGATATCAAGACGGCGGATGGCAAGCCAGCGGGCAACGCGTCGGCGACTGTCGACGATGGACGCGTGATGCTAAGTTTGCAGGTCGAAGGGCTCCCGCCCGGCGAGCACGGCGTGCATGTTCACATGACCGGCAAGTGTGATGCGCCGAAATTCGAAAGCGCGGGCGCGCACTGGAATCCTGCCAACGCACAGCATGGCCTTGAAGCGCCAGCTGGACAGCATGCCGGCGATATGCCGAACCTTGTGGTGGACGCAAATGGTCGCGGCAAGCTTGCCTATGAACTGAAGGGCGCGACCTTCGCCGGCCTGATGGACGCGGACAGCTCCGCTATGGTCGTTCACGCCGCGGCCGACGACCAGAAGACCGACCCGTCGGGCAATAGTGGCGACCGTATCGCTTGCGGGATATTCAAGGCCGGCCAAGCGGTAGGGACGCCGACAGGTTGA
- a CDS encoding AraC family transcriptional regulator — MPSKHPVIVSPEMTTYIGRGECDRRLLPPDALLLGFGDVGEPMVRTLAFRELESEEHLLVVAVSRGACHRLFGDMPDPDARWYLPSDLRALAQSIVAPDCDEAAADTLRLARSIELLCQFFAALRAGDLVPVEGQPSLAPESDIARKFETVLDGHTRWHEKLTIDDIAKSCGINRDKLTRGFRELYQCSVAEALSERRLRQARQMLAASDLPVASIGYRCGYLNNASFTRAFSRRFGMAPTAMRRVGVAA; from the coding sequence ATGCCGTCCAAACATCCTGTGATCGTGTCGCCCGAAATGACGACCTATATCGGTCGCGGCGAGTGTGATCGCCGGCTGCTGCCGCCGGATGCGTTGTTGCTCGGTTTCGGTGACGTCGGCGAGCCGATGGTGCGGACGCTGGCTTTTCGCGAACTCGAAAGCGAAGAGCATCTGCTGGTCGTTGCGGTGTCGCGTGGTGCGTGCCACCGGCTGTTCGGTGACATGCCCGACCCGGATGCCCGCTGGTATTTGCCCTCGGACTTGCGCGCGCTTGCCCAGTCGATCGTCGCGCCCGATTGCGACGAAGCCGCGGCCGACACGCTGCGGTTGGCGCGCAGTATCGAACTCCTCTGCCAGTTTTTCGCCGCGCTGCGCGCCGGGGATCTCGTGCCGGTAGAGGGTCAGCCGAGCCTGGCGCCCGAAAGCGACATCGCGCGCAAGTTCGAAACGGTGCTGGACGGCCACACGCGCTGGCACGAGAAGCTCACGATCGACGACATTGCAAAGAGCTGCGGCATCAACCGCGACAAGCTGACCCGCGGTTTTCGGGAGCTGTACCAGTGCAGCGTCGCCGAAGCGCTGAGCGAGCGGCGACTGCGCCAGGCACGGCAGATGCTCGCGGCGAGCGACTTGCCGGTAGCAAGCATCGGTTATCGTTGCGGCTATCTCAACAACGCCAGCTTCACGCGCGCCTTCTCGCGCCGCTTCGGCATGGCGCCGACTGCGATGCGCCGGGTGGGAGTCGCGGCATGA